The Kitasatospora setae KM-6054 genome contains a region encoding:
- a CDS encoding SigE family RNA polymerase sigma factor, with protein MDSPTRSGTDGGTPEFRDFAAARARHLVRTAYLLTGGDAHLAEDLAQEALGKLYGSWRRVSRMENPAGYARTVLVNTFLSHRRRRSSGEHVTDTFAETPAPGPDPALRIALLDALAELPQQDRAVLILRYWEDLGVEETATALRTTPSAVRSRASRALARLRTRLGDQLADLAQP; from the coding sequence ATGGACAGCCCGACGAGAAGCGGCACCGACGGCGGCACCCCGGAGTTCCGGGACTTCGCCGCCGCCCGCGCCCGCCACCTGGTGCGCACCGCGTACCTCCTGACCGGCGGCGACGCCCACCTGGCCGAGGACCTCGCCCAGGAGGCGCTCGGCAAGCTGTACGGCAGCTGGCGCCGGGTCTCCCGGATGGAGAACCCGGCCGGGTACGCCCGCACCGTCCTGGTCAACACCTTCCTCAGCCACCGGCGCCGGCGCAGCAGCGGCGAGCACGTCACCGACACCTTCGCCGAGACGCCCGCGCCCGGCCCCGACCCGGCGCTGCGGATCGCGCTGCTCGACGCGCTCGCCGAACTCCCGCAGCAGGACCGGGCCGTGCTCATCCTGCGGTACTGGGAGGACCTCGGCGTCGAGGAGACCGCCACCGCGCTGCGGACCACCCCCAGCGCCGTCCGCTCCCGCGCCTCCCGGGCCCTGGCACGGCTGCGCACCCGGCTCGGCGACCAGCTCGCCGACCTCGCCCAGCCCTGA